In a single window of the Vallitalea longa genome:
- a CDS encoding M3 family oligoendopeptidase has protein sequence MNMKWNLDKLYTSFECEEIKKDFQLVEKLIEDTTNFVNVNTATTDNAKNKLEKYYESKNNLENVISRLYDYAYLTYSVDTKNNAAIKQMEKVESYIPKLTILDVKIQKWLNKLDGLDEIIASSDYLKEHEYIIKSNKKLAQYLLSDEEEQLIAEMQNTGSNAWSKLQETVTSSLLVDYEDEKLPLTVIRNYAYDSSAEKRKKAYEAELEAYKKIDQSSAACLNAIKGEVITLAKKRGYSSPLDMTLVGSRMDKETLDAMITAIKEYLPSFHMYLKKKAKMLGHEKGLPFYDLFAPVGEVDMQYTFEEAKDFVVSNFTSFSNKLGNFANNAFENRWIDAEPREGKIGGAYCSNLHCIKESRIMANFSGSLNDVTTLAHELGHGYHGDCLKDESSLNSDYPMPIAETASIFCETIVMNAALKNATDEEALVILENDLMGSNQTIVDIYSRYLFETALFENRKTSSLSVDELKEIMLDAQKEAYGDGLDHNVLHPYMWTCKPHYYFSDANFYNFPYAFGLLFAKGLYAKYLEMGSDFIPKYDELLNATGKNNVKDVLAIMDIDSHDVDFWRSSLEIVKKDIDKFLAL, from the coding sequence ATGAATATGAAATGGAATCTTGACAAACTCTATACATCTTTTGAATGCGAAGAAATCAAAAAAGATTTTCAACTTGTAGAAAAACTTATAGAAGATACAACAAATTTTGTAAACGTTAATACTGCAACAACTGATAATGCCAAAAACAAACTAGAAAAATATTATGAATCAAAGAATAACTTAGAAAATGTTATTAGTAGACTATATGACTATGCATATCTAACTTATAGCGTAGATACAAAAAATAATGCAGCTATAAAACAAATGGAAAAAGTTGAAAGCTATATTCCTAAACTCACTATTTTAGATGTAAAAATACAAAAATGGCTAAATAAGCTTGATGGTCTAGATGAAATTATTGCATCTTCTGATTACTTGAAAGAACATGAGTACATAATCAAAAGCAATAAAAAATTAGCACAATATCTATTAAGTGACGAAGAAGAACAGTTAATCGCAGAAATGCAGAATACTGGTTCTAATGCTTGGTCTAAATTACAAGAGACAGTAACATCTTCACTATTAGTTGATTACGAAGATGAAAAGTTACCTTTGACAGTAATTAGAAATTATGCTTATGATTCATCCGCTGAAAAAAGAAAAAAAGCTTATGAAGCAGAATTAGAAGCATATAAAAAAATTGACCAATCTTCAGCAGCATGCTTAAATGCTATTAAGGGAGAAGTAATTACTTTAGCTAAAAAAAGAGGTTATTCTTCACCTCTTGATATGACTCTTGTTGGTTCAAGAATGGATAAAGAAACTCTTGATGCTATGATAACTGCTATAAAAGAATATCTGCCTTCTTTCCATATGTATCTTAAAAAGAAAGCCAAAATGCTTGGACATGAAAAAGGACTTCCTTTCTATGACTTGTTTGCTCCAGTAGGGGAAGTTGATATGCAATATACTTTTGAAGAAGCTAAAGATTTTGTTGTTTCTAATTTTACTTCTTTCAGTAACAAACTTGGTAACTTTGCAAATAATGCTTTTGAAAATAGATGGATTGATGCAGAACCTAGAGAAGGTAAAATAGGTGGTGCTTATTGTAGTAATCTTCACTGTATAAAAGAAAGTAGAATCATGGCTAATTTCTCAGGAAGTCTTAATGATGTTACTACATTAGCACATGAATTAGGACATGGATACCATGGAGACTGCCTCAAAGATGAATCCAGCCTCAATAGTGATTATCCTATGCCAATAGCAGAAACTGCTTCAATTTTCTGTGAAACCATAGTAATGAATGCAGCTCTTAAGAATGCTACTGATGAAGAAGCACTTGTTATATTAGAAAATGATCTTATGGGTTCTAACCAAACTATAGTAGACATATATAGCCGTTACTTATTTGAAACTGCTTTATTTGAAAATAGAAAAACTTCTTCATTATCAGTGGATGAATTGAAAGAAATAATGTTAGATGCACAAAAAGAAGCATATGGTGATGGTCTAGACCATAATGTGTTACACCCTTATATGTGGACATGCAAACCTCATTACTATTTTTCAGATGCTAACTTCTATAATTTCCCATATGCCTTTGGCTTATTATTTGCAAAAGGATTATATGCTAAATACCTAGAAATGGGTAGTGATTTCATACCTAAATATGATGAATTGCTTAATGCGACAGGTAAGAATAATGTCAAAGATGTATTAGCAATAATGGATATTGATTCACATGATGTTGATTTCTGGAGAAGTTCACTTGAAATAGTAAAAAAAGATATAGATAAATTTTTAGCTTTATAA
- a CDS encoding DUF1573 domain-containing protein: MSNLNHTITEKFQCTVKENDYFNKNILDQLAKLQEVAAKLNKNIIRACTYCGCIEINANNKLYSYNDDINLDMIKILDPHHITGTLCEDCRDRIENDIGSCLYHLACISNSFDLNLNGILLQEMNKVNLLGKFNIE; the protein is encoded by the coding sequence GTGTCTAATCTAAATCATACTATAACAGAAAAATTTCAATGTACAGTTAAAGAAAACGATTATTTCAATAAAAACATACTTGATCAATTAGCTAAATTACAAGAAGTTGCTGCAAAACTTAATAAAAATATTATCAGAGCTTGCACTTATTGTGGTTGTATTGAAATTAATGCAAATAATAAGCTCTATTCTTATAATGATGATATTAATCTAGATATGATTAAAATTCTTGATCCTCATCATATTACAGGTACACTCTGTGAAGACTGTAGAGATAGAATTGAAAATGATATCGGAAGTTGTCTTTATCACTTGGCTTGTATCAGCAACTCCTTTGATCTTAATCTAAACGGTATCCTATTACAAGAAATGAACAAAGTAAATCTGCTTGGAAAATTCAACATTGAATGA
- the radA gene encoding DNA repair protein RadA has translation MAKQKSVFVCQECGNESAKWMGQCPACKQWNTFVEEIKIKTKNVHTNNDINIKSKPKKLSCIEMNEEERLTTNIGELDRVLGGGIVKGSLTLVGGDPGIGKSTLLLQMCQYLCDQDIDVLYISGEESLQQIKMRGDRLGVNGDKLTLYTETNLTYCLKVIKETKPSVVIVDSIQTIYSDDITSAAGSVSQVREVTAALMKVAKGLGISTFIVGHVTKEGAIAGPRVLEHMVDTVLYFEGVRSASYRILRAVKNRFGSTNEIGVFEMRDKGLEEVPNPSEYMLTGRPINSPGSIVTCCMEGTRPMLVEVQALTSPTNFGMPRRTATGTDYNRVVLLMAVLEKKIGMQLASYDSYVNIAGGLKITEPSLDLGIVCAIASSFKNIPVDSKTVIMGEVGLTGEVRGITMAEKRILESKKLGFKKCIISKTNVKGIKIDGIEIIGVNNVAEALNNIF, from the coding sequence ATGGCCAAGCAGAAAAGTGTATTTGTATGTCAAGAATGTGGTAATGAATCAGCAAAGTGGATGGGACAATGTCCAGCATGTAAACAATGGAATACATTTGTTGAAGAAATCAAAATAAAAACAAAGAATGTACATACTAATAACGATATAAATATAAAAAGCAAACCTAAAAAACTTTCGTGTATAGAAATGAATGAGGAAGAAAGACTAACAACCAATATAGGTGAATTGGACCGTGTTCTTGGTGGAGGTATAGTAAAAGGTTCTCTAACATTGGTAGGAGGAGATCCTGGAATCGGTAAATCCACATTGCTATTACAGATGTGTCAGTATCTATGTGACCAAGATATTGATGTATTATACATATCAGGTGAAGAATCTTTGCAGCAAATTAAAATGAGAGGTGATAGACTGGGAGTTAATGGGGACAAATTAACTCTATACACTGAAACTAATCTGACTTATTGTTTGAAAGTCATAAAAGAAACAAAACCAAGTGTTGTAATAGTTGATTCTATCCAAACTATCTACAGTGATGATATAACTTCAGCGGCAGGTAGTGTCAGTCAGGTAAGAGAAGTAACTGCGGCTCTAATGAAAGTTGCAAAAGGGTTAGGTATATCTACATTTATTGTTGGACATGTCACTAAAGAAGGTGCCATCGCTGGACCTAGAGTATTAGAACATATGGTTGATACTGTATTATATTTCGAAGGGGTTAGGAGTGCTTCATATAGAATACTTAGAGCAGTTAAAAACAGATTCGGTTCTACTAATGAAATTGGTGTTTTTGAAATGAGAGACAAAGGATTGGAGGAAGTACCAAATCCTTCCGAATATATGTTGACTGGTAGACCAATCAACTCTCCTGGTTCAATTGTGACTTGCTGTATGGAAGGAACTAGACCTATGTTGGTAGAAGTCCAAGCTTTGACTAGTCCTACCAATTTTGGTATGCCTAGAAGAACTGCAACAGGGACAGATTATAATAGAGTTGTACTACTTATGGCGGTTTTGGAAAAAAAGATAGGTATGCAGTTAGCTAGTTATGACAGTTATGTTAATATAGCTGGAGGATTAAAGATTACAGAACCAAGTCTTGATTTGGGTATTGTATGTGCTATTGCATCTAGTTTCAAGAATATTCCCGTAGATTCTAAAACTGTAATTATGGGAGAAGTTGGACTTACAGGAGAAGTTAGAGGAATTACAATGGCAGAGAAAAGAATATTAGAATCTAAGAAATTGGGTTTCAAAAAATGTATTATATCAAAAACTAATGTAAAAGGTATTAAAATAGATGGAATAGAAATAATCGGTGTAAATAATGTAGCTGAAGCTTTAAATAATATATTCTAG
- a CDS encoding MraY family glycosyltransferase, protein MNYIIAFLIAFLIVYLLIPQLKKFAIKIDFVDKPTSRKIHKKPVPGLAGVGIFLGFMVTYLSFSEGINSKSIALLIGSLMILSIGIIDDWFKTKKKEFPALPKSIVQVGAAIVAYQSGMIFYGFTNPITHEYVLLPVILQFLLTVTWIFGVTTVINFIDGLDGLAGGISAISAITLFIVALAKGQVNSAMMAIILTGVLIGYLKYNKQPAQIYMGDAGATFIGYILGVIALDGAFKQATVLSLLIPILALGVPIFDNIFVVIKRFLEGKAVYKADRSQVHYRLLSAGLNQRQVVTFLCLVNFCMGLVSIIILLLKI, encoded by the coding sequence ATGAATTACATAATAGCTTTTTTAATAGCTTTTTTAATCGTGTATCTGTTAATTCCACAACTAAAGAAATTCGCAATAAAAATTGATTTTGTAGATAAACCAACATCTAGGAAAATCCATAAAAAACCTGTTCCTGGCTTAGCTGGAGTCGGAATCTTCTTAGGCTTTATGGTCACTTATTTGTCTTTTTCTGAAGGAATAAATAGCAAATCTATAGCGTTACTTATTGGTTCGTTAATGATTTTATCCATTGGTATTATTGATGATTGGTTTAAAACTAAGAAAAAAGAATTTCCAGCATTACCTAAATCTATCGTGCAAGTGGGTGCAGCGATTGTTGCCTATCAATCTGGTATGATTTTTTATGGTTTTACTAATCCAATAACTCATGAATATGTTTTACTACCTGTGATACTACAATTTCTATTAACTGTCACATGGATTTTTGGTGTCACAACAGTTATTAACTTTATTGATGGATTGGACGGTTTAGCTGGTGGTATTTCAGCTATATCCGCTATAACATTATTTATTGTTGCATTAGCTAAAGGTCAGGTGAATTCAGCCATGATGGCCATTATATTAACTGGTGTACTAATAGGATATTTGAAATATAATAAGCAACCTGCTCAAATATATATGGGTGATGCAGGTGCGACTTTCATAGGATATATATTAGGAGTTATTGCGTTAGATGGGGCTTTTAAGCAAGCGACTGTTTTGTCATTACTGATACCAATTCTTGCTTTGGGTGTACCAATATTTGATAACATCTTTGTAGTAATAAAACGCTTTTTAGAAGGAAAAGCTGTGTATAAGGCAGATAGAAGTCAAGTTCATTACAGACTTTTGTCAGCAGGATTAAATCAGAGGCAAGTAGTTACATTTCTATGTTTAGTCAATTTTTGTATGGGTTTGGTTTCAATTATTATTTTGTTATTAAAGATATAA
- a CDS encoding endosialidase yields MAGIQELIRVEDDNTLSFGNHLMDEKKKVINFEVDGHIYKVKTYNEITRLEKNGRLLFESVPGTTVHNFSISDKIIDFQVEGIEDAQITLELEADQEYRIYINQVQVGKMKANLAGKVSFSVDFSSCGMQNVMIKKA; encoded by the coding sequence ATGGCTGGTATTCAAGAATTAATCAGGGTAGAAGATGATAATACTTTAAGTTTTGGTAATCATCTAATGGATGAAAAGAAAAAGGTAATTAATTTTGAAGTTGATGGACATATATATAAAGTTAAAACTTATAATGAAATAACAAGATTAGAAAAAAATGGGAGACTGCTTTTCGAGTCTGTACCAGGAACAACAGTCCATAATTTTTCAATTAGCGATAAAATAATTGATTTTCAAGTTGAAGGAATAGAAGATGCACAGATTACGTTAGAATTAGAAGCAGACCAAGAATATAGGATATATATAAATCAAGTACAAGTAGGCAAGATGAAAGCTAATTTAGCTGGAAAAGTAAGTTTTAGTGTTGATTTTTCAAGTTGTGGGATGCAAAACGTAATGATAAAAAAAGCATAA
- a CDS encoding ATP-dependent Clp protease ATP-binding subunit — protein MMGRFTGRAQEAINLSRQIAKELGIGYVGTEHILLGLIKEGRGVAGKILNSQGITEEVILEKIKKIGIIGNVTVSNVEDFTPRAKRVLESSLREAVSMKTTMIGTEHILLALLKETDCIAVKLISSSGVTVQKLYQLILKNLGESPLNKETDVKVLNKKTNTPVLDQFSRDLTNMSRAGEFDPIIGRDREIERVIQILSRRTKNNPCLIGEPGVGKTAIAEGLAQRICDGNIPETLKDKRVVALDLSSMVAGSKYRGEFEDRIKKALKEIKEAGNVLLFIDEIHTIVGAGAAEGAIDASNILKPSLARGEIQLIGATTLDEYRKHIEKDSALERRFQPVKVEEPSEDESIEILRGLKGMYEAHHKVTIKDEAVIAAVKLSNRYITDRYLPDKAIDLIDEASSKVRLSTFTAPPDIKELERELEELEKDKEIAIKTEEYEKAGVIKRKQNEIKEKLEASKLEWQSKNSMSNQTVKEEEIADIVSSWTGIPVKKLTEEEGEKLKHLEEYLHKRVVGQDEAVTAISKAIRRGRVGLKDPKRPIGSFLFLGPTGVGKTELTKALAEALFGDESALIRVDMSEYMEKHSVSKLIGSPPGYVGYDEGGQVSEKIRRKPYSVILFDEVEKAHPEVFNILLQVLDDGHITDSQGRKVNFKNTVIIMTSNVGARNIVSPIKLGFVSEVDEKKNYEDMRKNVMDEVKRLFRPEFLNRIDELIVFHSLTKENIREIVGIMISQVAIRLKKNVGIELEVTDEAKDYLAKEGFDEAYGARPLRRAIQSKVEDKLAEELLDKKIKYGDKVIVDVSEDELIFTV, from the coding sequence ATGATGGGTAGATTTACTGGACGTGCTCAAGAAGCTATTAATTTATCTAGACAAATAGCTAAGGAATTAGGTATTGGTTATGTTGGAACAGAGCACATCCTCTTGGGTCTAATAAAAGAAGGCAGAGGAGTTGCTGGTAAGATATTAAATAGCCAAGGTATAACGGAAGAGGTTATATTAGAAAAGATTAAAAAGATAGGTATAATAGGCAATGTTACGGTTTCAAATGTAGAAGATTTTACACCGAGAGCAAAAAGAGTGCTTGAATCAAGTTTACGTGAAGCGGTTAGTATGAAGACAACGATGATAGGTACTGAACATATATTACTTGCTTTATTAAAAGAAACAGATTGTATTGCTGTAAAATTAATAAGCAGTTCAGGTGTAACTGTCCAAAAATTATATCAACTTATTTTAAAAAATCTTGGAGAATCACCTCTTAATAAAGAAACTGACGTAAAAGTTCTTAATAAAAAAACAAATACTCCCGTATTAGACCAATTCAGTAGAGATTTAACTAATATGTCAAGAGCGGGAGAATTTGACCCTATAATAGGTAGGGATAGAGAAATTGAAAGAGTCATACAGATACTTAGTAGAAGGACTAAAAATAATCCATGCCTTATAGGAGAACCTGGTGTAGGTAAGACCGCTATTGCAGAAGGATTAGCTCAAAGAATCTGTGATGGTAATATTCCAGAGACATTAAAAGATAAAAGAGTGGTAGCTCTTGATTTATCATCAATGGTTGCAGGTTCAAAATATAGAGGAGAATTTGAAGATCGAATCAAGAAGGCATTAAAAGAAATAAAAGAAGCAGGAAATGTTTTATTATTTATTGATGAAATTCATACGATAGTGGGAGCAGGAGCTGCAGAAGGAGCTATTGATGCTTCAAATATATTGAAGCCTTCTCTAGCAAGAGGAGAAATTCAACTTATAGGGGCTACTACATTAGATGAGTACAGAAAACATATAGAAAAAGATTCAGCGCTGGAAAGAAGATTCCAACCTGTTAAGGTAGAAGAACCTTCAGAAGATGAATCAATAGAAATACTCAGAGGATTAAAAGGTATGTATGAAGCCCATCATAAAGTCACTATAAAAGATGAAGCTGTAATTGCTGCGGTAAAATTATCAAATAGATATATAACTGACCGTTATCTACCAGATAAGGCGATAGATTTAATAGATGAAGCTTCCTCCAAAGTAAGACTTAGCACTTTTACAGCACCACCTGATATTAAAGAACTCGAAAGAGAATTAGAAGAACTGGAAAAAGATAAAGAGATAGCTATAAAAACTGAAGAATACGAGAAGGCCGGAGTTATCAAGAGAAAGCAAAATGAGATTAAAGAAAAATTAGAAGCTTCAAAACTTGAATGGCAATCCAAGAATTCTATGTCCAATCAAACAGTTAAAGAGGAAGAAATAGCTGATATAGTATCAAGTTGGACAGGAATACCAGTTAAAAAGCTTACTGAAGAAGAAGGTGAAAAGCTTAAGCATCTTGAAGAATATCTTCATAAGAGAGTTGTTGGACAAGATGAAGCAGTTACAGCGATTTCAAAAGCTATAAGAAGAGGAAGAGTAGGGCTAAAAGATCCTAAAAGACCTATAGGTTCATTCTTATTCTTAGGTCCAACAGGTGTTGGGAAAACTGAACTCACTAAAGCTTTAGCCGAAGCATTGTTTGGAGATGAAAGTGCACTTATAAGAGTTGATATGTCTGAGTATATGGAAAAACACAGTGTTTCCAAATTGATAGGGTCACCTCCAGGATATGTTGGTTATGATGAAGGTGGTCAAGTAAGTGAGAAAATAAGAAGAAAACCATATTCAGTAATTCTATTTGATGAAGTAGAGAAAGCTCATCCAGAAGTCTTTAATATATTATTACAGGTTCTTGATGATGGACATATAACAGATTCTCAGGGAAGAAAAGTCAATTTTAAAAATACCGTAATAATAATGACTTCTAATGTTGGTGCAAGAAATATTGTTTCACCAATAAAATTAGGTTTTGTTTCTGAAGTAGATGAAAAGAAAAACTATGAGGATATGAGAAAAAATGTAATGGATGAAGTCAAGAGATTATTCAGACCAGAATTCCTTAACAGAATTGATGAACTTATAGTATTCCATTCATTGACTAAAGAAAACATACGTGAAATTGTTGGAATCATGATAAGTCAAGTTGCAATAAGGCTTAAGAAAAATGTTGGTATTGAGCTTGAAGTAACTGATGAAGCAAAAGACTATCTGGCAAAAGAAGGTTTTGATGAAGCCTATGGTGCTAGACCACTAAGAAGGGCTATTCAATCAAAGGTAGAAGACAAACTAGCTGAAGAATTACTAGATAAGAAAATCAAATATGGGGACAAAGTTATTGTAGATGTATCAGAAGATGAATTGATTTTTACTGTTTAA
- a CDS encoding protein arginine kinase yields MLKWFEKNSVSDDVVISSRVRLARNIEKYNFPSKISDEDAVMIIGDVKDAVINIHEDNSYFRSINMDELSPIEKIAMVERHVISPNFVRSSIPTGLILSEDESISIMINEEDHLRIQSITNGLNLQEALDNAYKIDDLLEKKITYAYDEKIGYLTSCPTNVGTGLRASYMIHVPALETTGKLQFILDAIGKFGITVRGIYGEGSKARGSVFQISNQITLGHSENEIIDNLTSLTKQIVEQERALRIKLLSAKRLQFEDAVFRSYGVLANARIITSKEAMSLLSDIKLGYELGIFKSDVNNPINIYGLMTCIQPANLQKNINKELRLEERDIERATYIRNNLPKII; encoded by the coding sequence ATGTTAAAATGGTTTGAAAAAAATTCTGTTAGTGATGATGTAGTTATATCTAGTAGAGTTAGATTAGCCAGGAATATTGAAAAATATAATTTCCCTAGTAAAATATCAGATGAAGATGCTGTTATGATTATAGGAGATGTAAAAGATGCAGTTATAAACATACATGAAGATAACAGTTACTTTCGTTCCATCAATATGGATGAATTATCCCCAATAGAAAAAATAGCTATGGTTGAACGTCATGTTATCAGTCCTAATTTCGTACGGTCATCAATTCCTACTGGATTGATTCTATCAGAAGATGAAAGTATAAGCATTATGATTAATGAAGAGGACCACCTTCGTATTCAATCTATAACTAATGGATTAAATTTACAAGAGGCACTAGACAATGCTTATAAAATAGATGATTTATTAGAAAAAAAAATAACTTATGCATATGATGAGAAAATAGGCTATTTGACTTCTTGTCCTACCAATGTTGGAACAGGGCTTAGGGCTTCATATATGATACATGTTCCAGCACTTGAAACAACAGGAAAACTACAATTTATTTTAGATGCTATCGGAAAATTTGGTATAACGGTTAGAGGTATCTATGGTGAAGGATCCAAAGCGAGAGGAAGTGTATTTCAGATATCTAATCAGATTACACTTGGTCATTCAGAAAATGAGATTATAGATAATCTAACTAGCTTAACAAAGCAAATTGTAGAACAAGAGAGAGCTTTGAGAATAAAATTGTTAAGTGCGAAAAGGTTGCAATTTGAAGATGCTGTATTCCGTTCCTATGGTGTTTTAGCTAATGCTAGAATTATCACATCTAAGGAAGCTATGAGTCTATTATCTGATATAAAACTTGGATATGAATTGGGAATATTTAAGTCAGATGTTAACAATCCTATTAATATATATGGATTGATGACTTGTATACAGCCTGCTAATCTTCAAAAAAATATAAATAAAGAGTTGAGATTGGAAGAAAGAGACATAGAAAGAGCAACTTATATAAGAAACAACTTGCCAAAGATAATATAA
- a CDS encoding UvrB/UvrC motif-containing protein, producing the protein MLCERCHKEPATVYLNKTVDGKKQEIHLCSKCAMEVKGLYPQNDISFESFLSSLLDINKNIISKYDKKDVISCNKCGMTYEEFKKKGKFGCSECYKTFANLLSPVIKRVHGSNVHVGKIPKRTGGKIIVRRQIQSLENQLKEAVIKEEYEDAAKFRDAIRALKKEGGIC; encoded by the coding sequence ATGTTATGTGAAAGATGCCATAAAGAACCTGCGACTGTATACTTAAATAAAACTGTTGATGGAAAAAAACAAGAAATTCATTTATGCAGTAAATGTGCTATGGAAGTAAAAGGACTGTATCCACAAAATGATATTTCCTTTGAAAGTTTCCTTAGCAGTCTTTTGGATATTAATAAAAACATTATTAGCAAATATGATAAAAAAGATGTTATTAGTTGTAATAAATGTGGTATGACATATGAAGAATTCAAGAAAAAAGGTAAATTCGGATGCAGTGAATGTTATAAAACTTTTGCTAATCTTCTTAGCCCCGTTATCAAAAGAGTTCATGGAAGTAATGTCCATGTAGGTAAAATACCAAAGAGAACGGGTGGGAAAATAATTGTTAGAAGACAAATACAATCTTTAGAAAACCAACTGAAAGAAGCTGTAATTAAAGAAGAATATGAAGATGCTGCTAAGTTTCGAGATGCTATAAGAGCATTAAAGAAGGAGGGCGGCATATGTTAA
- a CDS encoding TlpA family protein disulfide reductase, whose translation MKTKKKINMIIMLVLVLILMTGCKKDKDDSENEINGGNDTDIELNGEDDKDILDEDETTEDETDGDKTNEEKAKEEQVEEKDTVEEKVEDKQEPQQPTTDESNKNKTEEVPEGDKETGTDNEVTQTFSAPDFTLSNGKGSNYTLSDYKGKLILVNFFTTWCTYCREEMPAFQRIYNKYKDEVAIIGVNVQHDANEKPVSEVLNWLNNLNVTFPVVFDSDGTATDNYYINGYPTTYVISKQGEIIGYVNAVTEQDLENLISKNK comes from the coding sequence ATGAAGACCAAGAAAAAAATAAATATGATAATAATGTTGGTATTAGTTCTTATCTTGATGACTGGATGTAAAAAAGATAAAGATGATAGTGAAAATGAAATAAATGGTGGTAATGATACTGATATAGAATTGAATGGTGAAGATGATAAGGATATCTTAGATGAAGATGAAACTACAGAGGATGAAACTGATGGGGATAAGACTAATGAAGAAAAGGCCAAAGAGGAACAAGTAGAAGAGAAAGATACAGTAGAAGAAAAAGTAGAAGATAAACAGGAACCACAGCAACCAACCACAGATGAGAGCAATAAGAATAAAACAGAAGAAGTACCAGAAGGTGACAAAGAAACTGGAACGGATAATGAAGTGACACAAACTTTTTCTGCACCTGATTTTACATTAAGTAATGGAAAAGGTAGTAATTATACATTATCTGATTATAAAGGAAAATTGATATTGGTAAATTTCTTTACAACATGGTGTACTTATTGTAGAGAAGAAATGCCTGCTTTTCAAAGGATATATAATAAATATAAAGATGAAGTAGCAATAATAGGAGTTAACGTACAGCACGATGCCAATGAAAAGCCAGTTAGTGAAGTATTGAATTGGTTAAATAATTTGAATGTAACATTTCCTGTAGTCTTTGATTCTGATGGTACTGCAACAGATAATTATTATATCAATGGATATCCAACCACATATGTAATTAGTAAACAAGGAGAAATTATTGGCTATGTAAATGCAGTTACAGAACAAGATCTTGAAAATCTAATAAGTAAAAACAAATAA
- a CDS encoding cytochrome c biogenesis CcdA family protein produces MGNELTFWVAIFNGFLSFFTPCVLPLLPLYFSYLAGTTITNLENNKDIRKIMIINAIAFVLGLSILNITLGFGAKVINDTLVRYQDSIRKVGGILVIIFGLYFLGVFKIKLFNKEKKYHYKNYSPNFLKSLLLGITFSFGWTPCNGPIIGTILFLASFEKDYMRAGFMMLVYSIGFAIPFLISALLLSRFINNYKRIYKYFDKIKFVAGLLMIIMGIMLYTNTLSLLVVSK; encoded by the coding sequence ATGGGAAATGAATTGACTTTTTGGGTAGCGATATTTAATGGCTTTTTATCCTTTTTTACTCCTTGTGTATTACCCTTACTACCTTTGTATTTTAGTTATCTTGCAGGGACTACAATTACGAATCTAGAAAATAATAAAGACATAAGAAAGATAATGATTATTAATGCTATTGCATTTGTACTTGGGCTTTCTATACTTAATATAACTCTAGGATTTGGAGCAAAAGTTATTAATGATACTCTAGTAAGATATCAAGATTCTATAAGGAAAGTAGGAGGAATATTAGTAATCATTTTTGGACTTTATTTTCTTGGAGTATTCAAGATAAAGCTATTCAATAAAGAAAAGAAATATCATTACAAAAACTATAGTCCTAATTTTCTAAAGTCATTACTACTTGGAATAACATTTAGTTTTGGGTGGACACCTTGTAATGGACCAATTATTGGAACTATACTTTTTTTAGCTAGTTTTGAGAAAGATTATATGAGAGCAGGATTTATGATGTTGGTTTATTCAATCGGTTTTGCGATACCATTTTTAATATCAGCATTATTACTAAGTAGATTCATTAACAATTATAAAAGAATCTATAAGTATTTTGATAAGATTAAATTTGTTGCAGGATTATTAATGATTATTATGGGTATCATGTTGTACACCAATACGTTATCACTGTTGGTGGTATCAAAATAA